Below is a window of Sulfurimonas sp. DNA.
AGCTTGACGTAGAGTATAGTTTTGATGGAACTGATGTAGGTGGAAACTACAGCTACATTAATATAAAAGATACTAAAAATACTGGTGCGAAGATAGTAGATGTACCAAAGCACCAACTTTTTGCATATGCGCGTCAAGAAGTAGGTGCAGGTTTTGCTGTATATGCAAATATGAAAGTAAGAAAAGGTGCGTACGAGAATAAAATGGATGCTACATTTGTCATCAACCCTACTTTTACAACATATGATCTGAAAGTTATATATAACCCTTTAGAGGAGTTTGCGGCAGAGATTGGCGTGAAGAACTTGTCTGATAAACTAGTTCGCTACGATTATGCGTATCCTATGGCAGGACGTGAATTTTTTGCTTCTTTAGAGTATAAATTCTAATGAAAACAGCTTTGTTAAAACTACTGCTTATATTAATTTGCACGGCATCTATATATGCAAAAGAGGAGCCTATTCGCGTTGCAGTTATAGGCGGCGTTGTAATAAGCGGTATGTGGGAGAAAGTTGCCAATGCTTTTGAAGAGCGTTACGGTATTGAAACCGAACTGGTTATAAGCGGTAACAAAAAACAGCTTAACAGCTTTGTGAGAAAAAAGCAAGTTGATTTTATAACAATGCACTCTAGTGATACTATCAGTAATCTGGTGGCAGACGGATTGTTTGAACAACTTACTCCATGGATGAGAAACTCGCAGATGTTAGTAGGAGTGAAAAATAACCCAGCCGATATAACTTTAAGAGACTCTCTTAGAGTAGCATTAGAAAAAATTTCAAGAACTAAAACTCCTTTTTTAATCCCTCCAAGCGGAGGGACAATTGAAGTTCTTCACGGATTAAAAGAACAATATAACTTTAATCCGGATATAACTTTTTTAAAAACAAAAAGAGGGTTCTTAAAAGAGGTGGCAGACAAAGGCGGATATACACTTTTTGGTGTTATTCCGTTTTTAATGAAAAAGCATCATCATCCAATGATTACAGGATATTACAGTGAAGATGAAAATCTTAAAAGACCGTATCTTGCGTGTATTGTTGAAAAAACAAAAACAACAAAACAAAAATTTGAAAAAGCTAAAAAGCTACTTGAATTTTTGACTTCTAAAGAGGTTCAAACACTTATTTTAACGCATAGACTAGATGGATTTAAAGAATATCCGCTTTTTTTTGCAATTAAAAAATAAAAATAATAAAAGGATTAATAATGGGATTGATACAAACAAACTTGGACAGTTTAGGTTTTGCAAGTTTATATTCGCAGCAGATGGACGTTTCTACGTTTAAAGGTAAAAACAGTGAAGATTGGGATAAACGTGCAAACAGCATGAACAATAATGTTCACAATAGCATATATACAAAAACTTTCATTGATAAAATAGATACGAGTGATGCTGATTCACTTTTAGACGTAGGGTGTGGTCCAGGTACTATATCACTGGCTATAGCCGATAAACTCTCAAATGTTTATGCTCTTGATTATTCATCCGGTATGCTTGATTGTGTTGAGAAAAATTGTGAAGAAAAAAAGATAGATAATATCTCAACAATAAATAAGTCCTGGTATGATGATTGGGATGAGGTTCCAAATGCCGACATTGTCGTAGCTTCACGTTCAATGGAGGTAAAAGATATTAAAGATGCACTGATGAAATTAAACTCAAAGGCAAATAAAAGAGTATACCTGACTACGAAAGTCGGAGGAAGTTTTATAGATAACAAGATCTTAAACCAACTAAGCAGAGAGATCTATCCAAGGCCTGATTATATATATCTTGTAAATGTATTACATAGTATGGGGATATATGCAAAAGTTGATTTTATTAAAAGTGAAAACACAAAGTTTTCAAGTTCAAGAGATGATGAGTTTGTAGAAAAAGTCGCTTGGAGTTTGGGCGAACTATCCAACGATGAGAAAGAAGTTTTAAAAAAATATTATAATACAACTTATAAATTTAAAAAAACTGATGAATATATGGATTGGGCATTAATATCTTGGGATGTAAAGTCGCTATAATTTCAATTTATAATATTTAGAATAAAAACTTATTTATGGAGAAAAAATGTATAGATTGAATGATAGTGAGTTATTAAGATATATTGAAGAGGATGTACCGTATTTGGATCTTACAACGCATCTACAAGATATTGAAAATAAAAAAGCAAGACTAAAAATTATAACTAGAGAAGAGTTATTAGTTTCATGTATGGAAGAAGCTTGCAGAATTGTAGAATTATTGAACTGTAAAGTTGATAGTTTTATTCCATCAAAGCAAAATGCAGGAAAAGGTGATGTTTTGCTTACTTTTTCAGGGGATTATAACGATGTTCATAAAGCTTGGAGATCAGCACAGGTACTACTTGAATATAGTTGTAAAATGTCTACATATACACATAGTATGAAAAAAGAGATCGAGAGTGCAAATAAACACTGTGAACTATTAACTACAAGAAAAACATTTCCTCTTGCTAAAAAGTTTTGCATAAAGTCTATTATGAGCGGTGGAGCAATGCCACACAGACTAAACTTGGGTGAGACTATAGTTTTCTTTAATAATCACAGAATCGTTTATAACACCAATCAAGAGTTCTACGAGAATATTCAAAAGTTTAAAATAAAAGTGCCTGAGAAGAAAATAGTTGTAGAGTCTGACAATTTTGAAGATGCTGTGCAGCTGATGAAGTATGGTGTTGATGTTTTACAGCTTGATAAAGTAGAGATAGAGTTATTAAAAACTATTGTGAAATACAAAGAAGAAAATTATCCAAATGTTAAAATATTGGCATCTGGCGGTATAGATATAAACAATGCTGCAGAGTTTGCATCTACTGGCATAGATGGAATAGTAACAAGTAAACCTTACATATGCGGTATGGCAAATATTGGTACAAAAATGGAACTTATCGCATAAAAAATATTTTTGCAGTTTAAAAAATAATATATAAATTGCACAAAAAAGAAACAGTTTTTTCTCTAAGGAATGTAATATGTATTATAGAATTATATATTATATTTTTTTGGAGAGATTATGGAAACTATTATATTACCACTGGCACTTTTGACATATGCGGCTACAGTTGTTATGTATGCTAAAAAAGTTGAAAGCAAGAGGGCATAATGAGTTTCGCAACGCAAGAAGACACACTTAATTTTGCTAAAAAATTCTCAAACTATAAAGATTTTTATACTCAACATA
It encodes the following:
- a CDS encoding substrate-binding domain-containing protein produces the protein MKTALLKLLLILICTASIYAKEEPIRVAVIGGVVISGMWEKVANAFEERYGIETELVISGNKKQLNSFVRKKQVDFITMHSSDTISNLVADGLFEQLTPWMRNSQMLVGVKNNPADITLRDSLRVALEKISRTKTPFLIPPSGGTIEVLHGLKEQYNFNPDITFLKTKRGFLKEVADKGGYTLFGVIPFLMKKHHHPMITGYYSEDENLKRPYLACIVEKTKTTKQKFEKAKKLLEFLTSKEVQTLILTHRLDGFKEYPLFFAIKK
- a CDS encoding class I SAM-dependent methyltransferase, whose product is MGLIQTNLDSLGFASLYSQQMDVSTFKGKNSEDWDKRANSMNNNVHNSIYTKTFIDKIDTSDADSLLDVGCGPGTISLAIADKLSNVYALDYSSGMLDCVEKNCEEKKIDNISTINKSWYDDWDEVPNADIVVASRSMEVKDIKDALMKLNSKANKRVYLTTKVGGSFIDNKILNQLSREIYPRPDYIYLVNVLHSMGIYAKVDFIKSENTKFSSSRDDEFVEKVAWSLGELSNDEKEVLKKYYNTTYKFKKTDEYMDWALISWDVKSL
- the modD gene encoding ModD protein; the encoded protein is MYRLNDSELLRYIEEDVPYLDLTTHLQDIENKKARLKIITREELLVSCMEEACRIVELLNCKVDSFIPSKQNAGKGDVLLTFSGDYNDVHKAWRSAQVLLEYSCKMSTYTHSMKKEIESANKHCELLTTRKTFPLAKKFCIKSIMSGGAMPHRLNLGETIVFFNNHRIVYNTNQEFYENIQKFKIKVPEKKIVVESDNFEDAVQLMKYGVDVLQLDKVEIELLKTIVKYKEENYPNVKILASGGIDINNAAEFASTGIDGIVTSKPYICGMANIGTKMELIA